The genomic window GAAAGGCCGTATGCTACCGCATACTGGCCTTTTTCTGTTATGGAAAGTTGCACTTCAAATGCGAATCCGCCCACCTTTTCGTTCATATCGATTCAAGCATCTTCTTTAATCAGTGATTTGGACAATTCCTCCAACGGCACGCCTTTGGTTTCGGGCATCATCGTCATTACGAAGAAAAGCTGCAACACCATCATCGCCGTGAAGCAGACGAACACCCAACCCGCCCCAATGCTGCCGAACAGGAACGGAATAGCAGCAGGAATGGAGGCGGCAAGCACCCAGTGGGTCGAGCTGCCCAACGCCTGACCTTGTGCACGCAGGTGGCTGGGGAAAATTTCGGAGATAAACACCCAAATCACCGTACCCTGACCGATGGCGTGTGCGGCGATAAAGAGGAAGAAAAAGAGCGGAACCGCCATGCCTTTCCAGCCGAGGAAGAAGGCAAGCGACACCAAACCGAGCGAAATGATGTAGCCGAACGAGCCGATATACATCAGTTGGCGGCGGCCGAATTTATCGATTAATGCCAAGCCGACGAAAGTGAAAATCAGGTTGACCAAACCCACGCCCACGCTGCCGCCCAAGGCCGCGCTTTTTTCCAAACCGGCGATTTCAAAAATACGCGGTGCGTAGTAGAGGAAGGCGTTGATGCCCGACATTTGGTTGAAAAACGCAATCAGGAATGCCAGTAAAACAGGCAGGCGGTATTTTTTCAGCCACAGGCTTTCTTTTTTACCGCTGTCTTCGCGGGTGGAGGCGACCAATTCTTCAATGTCCGCATCAGGATTGACCAAGGCAAGCACTTTGCGCGCTTCGTCGATACGCCCTTTCATCACCAACCAGCGCGGCGAAAGCGGAATGCTCAACACCATGACGGTATAAATCAAGGCAGGGACGACTTGTACTCCCAGCATCCAACGCCAAGTGTTCTCGCCCAAATTCAGACCGGAGAAAATATAGTTGGAAAGATAGGCAATCAGGATACCGAAGACGATGTTGAATTGATACATCGCCACCAAGCGTCCGCGTTTTTCGGCAGGCGCGATTTCGGTAACGTAGGCAGGCGCGGCAATGGTCGATGCGCCGATGCCCAAGCCTCCGATGAAGCGGAAGAAGGCGAAGGAATAAGGGTCGTTGACCAAGGCAGAACCGAGCGCGCCGACGACATACAACGCGCCGATGACAACCAGCGTTTTTTTACGCCCGAATTTATCGGTCGGTATGCTGCCAAAGAGCGCACCGATGACCGTCCCCCAAAGCGCAGATGACATAACGACCAAGCCGTGGAACCAATCCGGGCTTTTCCACAATTCCTGCAATGCCTGATCGGCACCGGAAATCACGACGGTATCGAAACCGAACAGAAAACCCGCCAGCGCGACCGTAATGGACCATCTGAGAAGTTTTGACTGATTCATGAAGCGTCCTCACTTGATTGACAGTTAAGAAAACCCTACCCGCCGCGCTCCGTATAAACGGAAAGCGGAGCGGCAAAACTTCTGTTTTCAGCCGGTTTTAGTAACGTGCCATCAGGCAAGACGCGCGGGAGATTTTAGTTGGAAGAATAGAAAGGCGCGGCTTTCTGAAGAATGATGTTATTGTTGAGAAGCATTTTTTATTGATAAAAGGCCGAGTCATTATGTTTTAAAACTCATAGGCTGGCAAGACGCTATCAGTGTCAAAATTGATTATTCACAAAGTTTGCACCGGAAAGGGATAGGATCGTCTGAAAACCAAAGCTTGGATTGAATAAGGTTTTTTGTTGAGGGGTGTTTCAGATGATGGTACGGCATTCGGTCAAAATATCGGGGCGATTCGAAAAATTTGCCTTCAGACGACCTTTACTTTACTTTGTTGCGTTACTACAATATTTTCATTTCGATATATCGGGTCGATTGCCTGCGTTTCCCGCAGATATATATCTCCCCGGAAGAACCACAAACAAACCCATCAGGAGCGCATCATGAACGCCTCGCAATTAATCAGCAGCCTGACTCAAACCGTCGGCGAAAAATACATCATCACCGACCCCGCGAAAACCGAACAATACCGCCAAGGCTACCGTTTCGGCGAGGGTAGGGCGTTGGCAGTGGTGCGCCCCGGAACCATTCTGGAAATGTGGAAAATTTTGCAGGCCTGCGTCGAAGCGGACGTGATTGTGATTACGCAGGCGGCGAATACCGGTTTGACGGGCGGCTCGACCCCCGACGGCAACGATTACGACCGCGACATCGTGATTGTAAACACCATGCGGATGAACATCATCCAAACCATCAACAACAACGAACAAGTCGTCTGCCTGCCCGGCTCTACCCTGAACCAGCTCGAATTGCTGCTGAAACCTTTGGGGCGCGAACCGCATTCGGTCATCGGCTCTTCCTGTATCGGCGCGTCTGTCTTGGGCGGCGTGTGCAACAATTCCGGCGGCGCATTGGTGCAGCGCGGCCCTGCCTACACGGAAATGGCGCTGTTCGCCCAAATCAACGAAGAGGGCCAACTGGAGCTGGTCAACCATTTGGGCATAGATTTGGGCGATACGCCCGAAGAAATCCTGACCAACCTTCAAGGTCATCACTATCAGAGAAAAGACATCACGCAAGACGCGGGTAAAGGACACGACCATGCCTATTGCGACCATGTCCGCCAAGTGGACGAGCCGACCGCCGCGCGCTTTAACGCCGACCCCGCGCGCCATTACGAAGCGTCCGGCTGCGCGGGCAAACTGATGGTTTTCGCCGTCCGCTTGGACACCTTCCCGCAAGAGAAACAAACCGCCGTGTTCTATATCGGCACTAACGACATCAACGAACTGACCGACATCCGCCGCGCCGCCTTGGGCGAATTTGAAAGCCTGCCCGTTTCCGGCGAATACATCCATCGCGACGCTTTCGATATTGCCGACGTGTACGGCAAAGACACGTTCTACGTCATCAAGAAATTCGGTACGCACCAACTGCCGAAATTATTTGATTTTAAAGCCAAAGTTGATCGCTTCGGCAAAAAAGTCAGCTTTCTGCCCAAACATTTTTCCGACAAGGTCATGCAGTTCGTCAGCAAATACCTACCCGACCACCTACCCAAATCCATGCGCGATTACCGCGACAAATACGAACACCATCTGATTCTGAAAATAGGCGGAAAAGGCGTGGATGAAGCGCGCGCGTTTTTGAAAGAGTATTTTGCGCACCACGGCGGCGCGTTTTTCGAATGCAACGCCGAAGAAACCCAAGCCGCCATGCTGCACCGTTTTGCCGTCGCCTCAGCCGCCATCCGCTACCGCGCCGTGCATGACGACGAAGTGGAAGATTTGGTGGCGCTGGACATCGCCCTGCGCCGCGACGACCGCGACTGGTTTGAAAAACTGCCGTCGGAAATCGACAATAAAATCATCCACAAACTCTACTACGGACATTTCATGTGCCACGTTTTCCATCAGGATTACATCATCAAAAAAGGCAACGACTGCATGGCATTGGAACACGAAATGCTGCATCTCTTAGACCAACGCGGCGCGCAGTATCCTGCCGAACACAACGTCGGACATTTATATGAGGCCAAACCCGCGCTCAAACAGTTCTACCGCAAACTAGACCCGACTAATAGCTTCAATCCGGGTATAGGCAAAACCAGTAAGAAGAAAAACTGGGCTGAATGATAAGGTTGGGATGGTATAAGTAAATGAAAGGTCGTCTGAAAACTGTATTCGGTTTTCAGACGACCTTTTTGCTTATAACTTTTGGTTTGTAGCACATAACCAATCAGTCTTTCCCGAAAAACGCCAATCGGAGTAGTATGCCATATTCCGTTCAATACACTGAAAACAAAGGTATAAATATGGCACGCTTAACCGTACACACCGTCGAAACCGCTCCCGAAGCAGCAAAACCCCGCGTCGAAGCCGCACTGAAAAGCAACGGCTTCATCCCGAACCTCATCGGCGTGCTGGCCAACGCGCCCGAAGCGTTGGCCTTCTATCAGGAAGTCGGCAAGCTGAACGCCGCCAACAGCCTGACTCCCGGCGAAGTGGAAGTCATCCAAATCATCGCCGCCCGCACCAACGAATGCGGTTTCTGCGTGGCAGGCCACACCAAGCTGGCGACCCTGAAAAAACTCCTGTCCGAACAATCCATCAAAGCCTCGCGCGCATTGGCGGCAGGCGAATTTGACGATGCCAAGTTGGGCGCGCTCGCTGCGTTTACCCAAGCCGTGATGGCGAAAAAAGGCGCGGTATCCGATGCCGAACTCAAAGCCTTCTTCGACGCCGGCTACAATCAGCAGCAGGCTGTCGAAGTCGTAATGGGCGTTGCCTTGGCAACTTTGTGCAACTACGTCAACAACGTCGCGCAAACAGACATCAACCCTGAATTGCAGGCATTCGCCTAATTCTGACCCAAGGTCGTCTGAAAAGCGTCGGCAAAACCGTTTGCCCGTTTTTAGACGACCTTTTTCAAAACCGCTGTCTCTGTAACAGACCGCGTCCCCTTTCAAACGGAACGCCCTTCCCGCGCCGTCTCCACCCATTTTCAAGGATAAGACCATGAACCGTGAAACCTTATTGTCTCAAGTTGCCGAACTCGTCAAAGCCAAACTCAAACCCTTAGTGGACGAAATCGACCGCAATGGTTTGTATCCCGAAGATTTTATGCGCGAACTCGGCGCCATCGGCGGTTTCGGCGCAGTCGGCACGGAAGCGGAAGGCGGCAACGGCTTGGGTTTGGCGACGCAAATCGCCGTCCTGCGCGAAGTCGGCAAAGAATGCGGCGCGACCTCGTTCAGCGCATGGTGTCAGGCGGCTTGCGCGTGGTATCTGCACCAAACACCCAACCAAGCCGTCAAAGACAAATACCTCGCCGACATCCTGCAAGGCAAAGTCTTGGCGGGTACGGGCATGTCCAATACCGTCAAACACCTCGCCGGCATTGAAAAACACAACCTTCAAGCCGAGCGCGTGGACGGCGGCTACAAAGTCAACGGCGCGCTGCCGTGGGTATCCAACATCGGCGAAGACCACATCTGGGCAAATACCGCCCAAATCGGCGACGGCTACGTCATGTTCATCACCGGCGGACAATGGGAAGGCGTGACCCTGCAAGCCTGCCCCGAATTCTGCGCCCTCGAAGGCACGCGCACGTTCAGCCTGAACTTCAAAGACGTATTCATCCCTGACGAAGACGTGATCGCTGCGCCCGAACAGTTCTCCGACTACATCTCCTCCATCAAGTCCGGCTTCATCCTGCTGCAAATCGGTATCGGCGCGGGCGTGATCGACGGCAGCCTCGGCATCATCCGCATCGCCAACGTCGTCAACGCCGAGGTCAACAGCTACCTCGACGACAGCTACGACAGCCTCAAAGCCGCCTTGGACGAAGCATGGCAAACCACCGAACGACTGGCAGACTTGGCTTGGAACAACACGCCCGACAACCTCGCTACGCTGAAACTGCGCGCAGCCGCCGCCGAGCTGACGCTTGCCGCCGCCCAATCCGCCGCCTTACACGCCGGCGCCAAAGGCTACCTCATGCGCAGCCCCGCCCAACGCCGCGTCCGCGAAGCCATGTTCGTCGCCATCGTTACCCCCGCGTTGAAACACTTGCGCAAAGAAATCGCGGCGCTGGAAGCGGCATAAGGGCTGAAACAGACTAACAAGAGGTCGTCTGAAAACCTTTTACCAACCGTTTTCAGACGACCTCAACCATCAGAAGGAACACACCATGGCACAATACATGTGCGGCCCCTGCGGCTGGATTTACGACGAAGACCTCGGCGATCCCGAACACGGCATCGCCCCCGGCACCAAGTTCGAAGACATCCCCGACGATTGGAAATGCCCCGAATGCGGCGTGGGCAAAGAAGACTTTTACCTGCTGGATTTTGTGATATAGCTTTATATAGTGGATTAAATTTAAATCAGGACAAGGCGACGAAGCCGCAGACAGTACAGATAGTACGGCAAGGCGAGGCAACGCCGTGCTGGTTTAAAGTTAATCCACTATACAAACTGAAAAGGTCGTCTGAAACGTTGGGTCAAACGGTTTCAGACGACCTTTTTCAATGAAGCTTTTTCATTTTTCGGATGGATAAACAGAAGTAAACGATAAGGCTTGGCTACTTCTTGTTTGAGTTTGTTCTAACAATCCGAGGAGGGGTTTTATTGAGGGAGACTTCAGGAGAAAAACAAAAAGCCGCTGTTTTTGCAGCGGCTTTTTGTCCGATTTGGCGGAAACGGTGGGATTCGAACCCACGGAGGATTTGCACCCTCAGCGGATTTCGAGTCCGCTGCATTCAGCCTCTCTGCCACGTTTCCGTAGAATAAAGTAAAACCAAATAAAAATGTTGTTGGCTGGGCTTCACTTCATTTTTATTTGGTTTTTCTATTTTCAAGAAATGGCGGAAGCGGTGAGATTCGAACTCACGGAGGGCTATCAACCCTCGACGGTTTTCAAGACCGTTGCATTAAACCGCTCTGCCACGCTTCCGTCTCTTGAAGCGGGAATAATAATGAAATTTGTCGGGTTTGCCAAGCGAAATTTTAAGGTGAATATTTAGTTTTTTGTTTTTACTTGGTTTGTTCTTTGCGCATGAACACCCATTCGGACTCGTTAGACGCGGCTGCGTTAAATGAGTAGCCTTCGTAATCAAAGTTTTTCAGCATTTCCGGGTCGGTAATATTATGTTCCGCCGCGTAGCGTACCATCAGTCCGCGCGCGCGTTTGGCGTAGAAGCTGATGATTTTGTATTTGCCGTTTTTTTCATCCTTGAAAACGGGGATAATCAGGCGGGCTTTGAGTTTTTTAGTGTTGACGGATTTGAAATATTCTTGCGAAGCGAGGTTGATTAATATGTCGCTGCCTGCTTGGGCAAGGGTGTCGTTCAGCAGGTCAGTGATGATGTCGCCCCAAAATTCATACAGGTTCTTACCGCGTGTGTTGGCAAACGCCGTTCCCATTTCCAAGCGGTAGGGCTGCATCAAATCCAGCGGACGCAGGACGCCGTAGAGGCCGGAAAGCAGGCGGACGTGTTGTTGCAGATATTGGATTTGTTCGGGTTTGAGGGTGTCTGCGGCGATGCCTTCGTAAACGTCGCCGTTGAACATAAAGACTGCCTGTTTTGCGTTGTCGGGGGTAAACGGTGTATGCCATTCGGCGTTGCGCTCGGCGTTTAAGAGGGCGATTTTGTCGGAAACATGCATCAGCTCGGCGATTTGCTGCGGGGCAAGTTCACGCAGTTGGCGCATCAGGATTTCGGCTTCCGCCAAGAGGTCGGGTTGGGTGAATTCTTTGACGGGCGCAGGGGCTTTTTCATTGAGGTTTTTAGCGGGGGAAAGGACGAAAAACATGATGGACTCGGAGATGTGATAAACAGCGGCATTGTAGGTTTAAAATGTTTTGTGGGCAAGTTTGATAAGTGAAGTAAATGCCGTTATAGCAAAGGCGGTTTATATGGATATAAAAAGGTCGTCTGAAACTTTTCAGACGACCTTTGGCGATAAACGGATTTATTGGGTGCTGATAATCCGGTTGATCTGCCATTCAAGAAACGGCGTATATGCCGAGGCGCGGCGGATAATGGCTTGGTCTTCGTTATCCGGCGTGCTTGGGCGGCTTTCGGCGGTTTGGATGTTTTTGTTGTCCCATTTGTGGAATGCTTTGCTGTGTTGATGATAGAAACCGCGTTCGGTAATGATGACTTCGGGGTTGTAGCCGTAGCCGCACCATGCGGAATCAGGTTGCGGGGCGGTGAGGTTGCAGCCGGTTTGGTAGTAGCGCGATTTGGACAGGCTTAAGTTGTAGAGGGTCGGCAGGATGTCTTTGTGCGAACCTGCGCGTTCGGGATGGTATTCGGCGTTGCCGCGGTAGGCTTGCGGAACGTAAAGGTAGAAGGGGACGCTGTGGCCGAGTGCGGCATCGGCGGATTCGGGATAGCCGATGGCGCGCATATTGTGGTCGCCGGTGGCGGCGATAATGGTGTCGGGCGCGATGGTTTTCACTTTGCCGATAAAGCGGCCGAGTTGGTCGTTGCTGTATCGGAAGGTGTTGAAAATTTCATTCAGCTCTTTGCCTGAGGCGAGGTTGGCAAGGCGTTTTTGCTCTTGTTCGTCCAAACGGAAGTTTTTCGCCTGATGCGGCGCGGGCAGGCGGTAGGGCGGATGGTTGGTCACGGACATCATCATGATGAATACGGGCGTGCCGCTTTTTTCGGCGCGCGCGAGTTCTTCTTCGGCATAACGGAACATGAATTCGTCGGGTACGCCCCATGTGTCGGATTTTGCCTCGGGATAGTGGGTTTTGAGGGTGTTTTCATCGATGATTTCGTTGACGCCCAAGTGCCGCAGGAAGGTGTCGAAATCGCGCCAGCCGCCGTTGCCCGCCGTAATATAGACGACGCGGTAGCCGGCATCGAGATAGGGTTTGAACATGTTGCCTGGGAAGGTTTTGTTTTTGGCAAGGGATTGGCTGAGGTTGAGGCGCGGGCTGCGGACGAAGAAGCGGTGCAGGGTGTCGCTGGTGCCGTCTCCCTCGGAAACGAATTTGCGGTACACCCAGTCTTGCTGCCAGTGTTTGCCCAGTTCGCCCAAGAGGTCCCGTTCGGGATTGTCCATGTTCAAAAGATGCGCGCTCATGCTTTCCATGACGGTGAGTACGACGTTGGGACGGTGTTTTTCGACGGCGGCGTTTGCGGCGGTTTGGGCAAAGAGCTGCGTCAAGTCGGCGTCGGTTTTTTTATCGAGCAGGGTACTGATGAGCCGGCTGCCGTCTTCGTCGGAGACGGGATGGAAGTCGTTGCTGTTGCGGTATTCGTTGACTGCCCAGCTTAGGGAGGTCAGGGCGTTGGGGACGAGTTTGTTGATTTGCGGTGCGGCAGAAATCTGCATGGCGGTCTGACGCAGGGGGAATTTGCCGAACGAGCCGCGTATGCCTGCGGCAAGCGCGAGGATAGGTAAGAGGACGGCGGCAATCCAAGCGGTTTTCCCCCATGAGGTCGTCTGAAAGCGGGTGCGGCGGTGGATGAGGCTGAAGATTTTGCCGAAAACGAAAGCTGCGGCAATCAAGGCGGCAAGACAGGGAATGACGGGATAGTCTGACCAGACGGTTTTCAGGACAGCGCGGGTATCTTCGTCCGCCAGCCCGAAGACGAAGACGTCAAATTGACGGTCGTAAACGCTGTAATAGAACCAGTTGCCCAGCGCGGCGGCAAAGACGGTCAGGAAAAGGACGGTTGCGACGGTAGGTAGGAGACGTAGGGTAAAGGCGGCGGTTTTCTGCGTAGCCAGTCCGAACAGCCCGATCAGGAAGGGGAAGGCGGCAGCAACGGAGGCGATTTTGATGTCGAACAACAGCCCTTTGGCAAACAAAGCCGCCAAATCGCCCGCATAACGGCTGCGGATGTCGTCTGAAACGAAATGGTGCAGCATGAAGAAACGTTCGGCGGAGAAAACGGCGACGATGGATGCCCATAAAATCAGGCAGATGAGGATGGTTTTCCGATAGGCGGTAAGGCGGGTCATCATAATTGGCGGGGAAGATGGGTTGGATGTAAATTTATATCAAATTTAGTAAGGTTTAATTTTACGGTTTAGCGGTGCGGCTTTCAAGATATGGCAAAAGATTATTGGGAATAGGAGGGGTTCAGACGACGCTTTATCCGACATTTCTGCGCTACTTCATTTATGTAGGAAGGGTTGCGCCGCTGTATGGGTATTTGGATTTTTGTTAAACCGGTTTGGGCGGTTTTATAGTGGATTAAATTTAAATCAGGACAAGGCGACGAAGCCGCAGACAGTACGGATAGTACGGCAAGGCGAGGTAACGCCGTCCTGGTTTAAAGTTAATCCACTATAAAGGAAAAAGGTCGTCTGAAAATCTTATCTCCCGTTTTCAGACGACCTTTGATGCGATGGCTGCCGCTTACAGCACTGATTTCAGAGTATCCACCACATTTTCCACGGTAAAGCCGAATTCTTTGAACAGCAGTTCGGCAGGGGCGGATTCGCCGAAGCGGTTGATACCGACGACTGCGCCGTTCAGTCCGACATATTTGTACCAGCCGTCGGCGTGTCCGGCTTCTACGGCGATGCGCGGCAGGCCTTCAGGCAGGACGGCGGCTTGATAGGCGGCGTCTTGGCGGTCGAAGACGTTGGTGGACGGCATGGAAACGACGCGTACGGCGATGTTTTGCGCGGCGAGGGCTTTTTGCGCTTCCAGAGCCAGATCGACTTCGGAACCGGTGGCAATGATGACGGCTTGGGCGTTGCCTTGGGCTTCGCTGATGACGTAGCCGCCGCGTTTAATGTCGTTCAGTTGTTGTTCGTTGCGCGCTTGGAATTTCAGGTTTTGACGGCTGAAAATCAGGCAGGACGGATGGTCTTTGGCTTTTACCGCTTCCGCCCATGCCACCAGCGATTCGGCGGTGTCGCACGGACGCCATACGTCCATGTTCGGAATCAGGCGCAGGGTGGCGGTTTGCTCGATGGGTTGGTGGGTCGGGCCGTCTTCGCCGAGGCCGATGGAATCGTGGGTGAAGACGAAGACGGGGTTGATTTTCATCAGCGCCGCCATGCGCAGGGCGTTGCGTTCGTATTCGCTGAACATCAGGAAAGTCGCGCCGAAGGGTTTTACGCCGCCATGCAGGGCAAGGCCGTTCATGATGGCACCCATGCCGAACTCGCGCACGCCGTAGTGGATGTAGTTGCCGCCTTTGTCGCGGGTAACGGAGACACTGCCCGACCAGTCGGTCAGGTTGGACGGAGTCAGGTCGGCAGAACCGCCCACCAGTTCAGGCAGCTCTTTAGCGAGGATTTCGATGCTGTTTTGGCTGGCTTTGCGGGTGGCGATGGTTTCGGCTTTGGCGCACACTTCTTTCAATGCGGCTTGAACGTATGCATCGAAATTGTCCGGCAGTTTTTTATCCATGCGGCGCACGAATTCTGCGGCTTCGGCAGGATATTTTGCTTGGTATTGCGCGAACAGCTCGTTCCATTCCGCTTCCAGTTTCGCGCCTTGTTCTTTCGCGCTCCATGCGTCGTAAATTTCTTGCGGGATTTCAAAGGCGGGGTAAGCCCAGCTCAAATGTTTACGCGTGGCTTCGATTTCATCCGCACCCAAAGGCGCGCCATGGGTTTTGTGGCTGCCTTCTTTGTTGGCGCTGCCTTTGCCGATTAAGGTTTTGCAGCAGATGAGGGACGGTTTGCCGGTTTCGGCGCGGGCGGCTTCGATAGCGGCTTGAATGGCGGCGGTGTCGTGGCCGTTTACATTGGGAACGACGTGCCAGCCGTAGCTTTCAAAGCGTTGCGGGATGTTTTCGGTAAACCAGCCGTCCACTTTGCCGTCGATGGAAATATTGTTGTCATCATATAAAACAATCAGTTTGCCCAAGCCCAAAGTGCCGGCGAGCGAACAGGCTTCGTGCGATACGCCTTCCATCAGGCAGCCATCGCCCATGAAGACGTAGGTGTAGTGATCAACGATGTTCAAACCGTCTTTATTAAATTCGGCGGCAAGGATTTTTTCCGCCGATGCCATACCCACCGCGTTGGCAATGCCTTGTCCCAACGGGCCGGTCGTAGTTTCCACGCCGTCGGTGTAGCCGTATTCGGGGTGGCCGGGGGTTTTGCTGTGCAGCTGGCGGAAATTTTTCAAGTCTTCAATGCTCAGGTTGTAGCCGGTCAGGTGCAACAGGCTGTACAACAGCATGGACGCGTGGCCGTTGGAGAGGATGAAGCGGTCGCGGTTGTAGAATTTGGGGTTGGCGGGGTTGTGGCGCAGGAATTTCGTCCACAATACTTCCGCCATTTCCGCCATACCCATGGGCGCGCCGGGGTGGCCGGAATTTGCTTTTTGAACGGCATCGGCCGAGAGGAAACGGATTGCGTTTGCCAGTTGAGACATTTTGTACCTTCCTTGCTGTATTGGTTTGAAACGGT from Neisseria sp. DTU_2020_1000833_1_SI_GRL_NUU_006 includes these protein-coding regions:
- a CDS encoding LTA synthase family protein, coding for MMTRLTAYRKTILICLILWASIVAVFSAERFFMLHHFVSDDIRSRYAGDLAALFAKGLLFDIKIASVAAAFPFLIGLFGLATQKTAAFTLRLLPTVATVLFLTVFAAALGNWFYYSVYDRQFDVFVFGLADEDTRAVLKTVWSDYPVIPCLAALIAAAFVFGKIFSLIHRRTRFQTTSWGKTAWIAAVLLPILALAAGIRGSFGKFPLRQTAMQISAAPQINKLVPNALTSLSWAVNEYRNSNDFHPVSDEDGSRLISTLLDKKTDADLTQLFAQTAANAAVEKHRPNVVLTVMESMSAHLLNMDNPERDLLGELGKHWQQDWVYRKFVSEGDGTSDTLHRFFVRSPRLNLSQSLAKNKTFPGNMFKPYLDAGYRVVYITAGNGGWRDFDTFLRHLGVNEIIDENTLKTHYPEAKSDTWGVPDEFMFRYAEEELARAEKSGTPVFIMMMSVTNHPPYRLPAPHQAKNFRLDEQEQKRLANLASGKELNEIFNTFRYSNDQLGRFIGKVKTIAPDTIIAATGDHNMRAIGYPESADAALGHSVPFYLYVPQAYRGNAEYHPERAGSHKDILPTLYNLSLSKSRYYQTGCNLTAPQPDSAWCGYGYNPEVIITERGFYHQHSKAFHKWDNKNIQTAESRPSTPDNEDQAIIRRASAYTPFLEWQINRIISTQ
- a CDS encoding acyl-CoA dehydrogenase family protein, whose amino-acid sequence is MNRETLLSQVAELVKAKLKPLVDEIDRNGLYPEDFMRELGAIGGFGAVGTEAEGGNGLGLATQIAVLREVGKECGATSFSAWCQAACAWYLHQTPNQAVKDKYLADILQGKVLAGTGMSNTVKHLAGIEKHNLQAERVDGGYKVNGALPWVSNIGEDHIWANTAQIGDGYVMFITGGQWEGVTLQACPEFCALEGTRTFSLNFKDVFIPDEDVIAAPEQFSDYISSIKSGFILLQIGIGAGVIDGSLGIIRIANVVNAEVNSYLDDSYDSLKAALDEAWQTTERLADLAWNNTPDNLATLKLRAAAAELTLAAAQSAALHAGAKGYLMRSPAQRRVREAMFVAIVTPALKHLRKEIAALEAA
- the tkt gene encoding transketolase, which translates into the protein MSQLANAIRFLSADAVQKANSGHPGAPMGMAEMAEVLWTKFLRHNPANPKFYNRDRFILSNGHASMLLYSLLHLTGYNLSIEDLKNFRQLHSKTPGHPEYGYTDGVETTTGPLGQGIANAVGMASAEKILAAEFNKDGLNIVDHYTYVFMGDGCLMEGVSHEACSLAGTLGLGKLIVLYDDNNISIDGKVDGWFTENIPQRFESYGWHVVPNVNGHDTAAIQAAIEAARAETGKPSLICCKTLIGKGSANKEGSHKTHGAPLGADEIEATRKHLSWAYPAFEIPQEIYDAWSAKEQGAKLEAEWNELFAQYQAKYPAEAAEFVRRMDKKLPDNFDAYVQAALKEVCAKAETIATRKASQNSIEILAKELPELVGGSADLTPSNLTDWSGSVSVTRDKGGNYIHYGVREFGMGAIMNGLALHGGVKPFGATFLMFSEYERNALRMAALMKINPVFVFTHDSIGLGEDGPTHQPIEQTATLRLIPNMDVWRPCDTAESLVAWAEAVKAKDHPSCLIFSRQNLKFQARNEQQLNDIKRGGYVISEAQGNAQAVIIATGSEVDLALEAQKALAAQNIAVRVVSMPSTNVFDRQDAAYQAAVLPEGLPRIAVEAGHADGWYKYVGLNGAVVGINRFGESAPAELLFKEFGFTVENVVDTLKSVL
- the yaaA gene encoding peroxide stress protein YaaA, which produces MFFVLSPAKNLNEKAPAPVKEFTQPDLLAEAEILMRQLRELAPQQIAELMHVSDKIALLNAERNAEWHTPFTPDNAKQAVFMFNGDVYEGIAADTLKPEQIQYLQQHVRLLSGLYGVLRPLDLMQPYRLEMGTAFANTRGKNLYEFWGDIITDLLNDTLAQAGSDILINLASQEYFKSVNTKKLKARLIIPVFKDEKNGKYKIISFYAKRARGLMVRYAAEHNITDPEMLKNFDYEGYSFNAAASNESEWVFMRKEQTK
- a CDS encoding rubredoxin, producing MAQYMCGPCGWIYDEDLGDPEHGIAPGTKFEDIPDDWKCPECGVGKEDFYLLDFVI
- a CDS encoding carboxymuconolactone decarboxylase family protein translates to MARLTVHTVETAPEAAKPRVEAALKSNGFIPNLIGVLANAPEALAFYQEVGKLNAANSLTPGEVEVIQIIAARTNECGFCVAGHTKLATLKKLLSEQSIKASRALAAGEFDDAKLGALAAFTQAVMAKKGAVSDAELKAFFDAGYNQQQAVEVVMGVALATLCNYVNNVAQTDINPELQAFA
- the dld gene encoding D-lactate dehydrogenase, whose translation is MNASQLISSLTQTVGEKYIITDPAKTEQYRQGYRFGEGRALAVVRPGTILEMWKILQACVEADVIVITQAANTGLTGGSTPDGNDYDRDIVIVNTMRMNIIQTINNNEQVVCLPGSTLNQLELLLKPLGREPHSVIGSSCIGASVLGGVCNNSGGALVQRGPAYTEMALFAQINEEGQLELVNHLGIDLGDTPEEILTNLQGHHYQRKDITQDAGKGHDHAYCDHVRQVDEPTAARFNADPARHYEASGCAGKLMVFAVRLDTFPQEKQTAVFYIGTNDINELTDIRRAALGEFESLPVSGEYIHRDAFDIADVYGKDTFYVIKKFGTHQLPKLFDFKAKVDRFGKKVSFLPKHFSDKVMQFVSKYLPDHLPKSMRDYRDKYEHHLILKIGGKGVDEARAFLKEYFAHHGGAFFECNAEETQAAMLHRFAVASAAIRYRAVHDDEVEDLVALDIALRRDDRDWFEKLPSEIDNKIIHKLYYGHFMCHVFHQDYIIKKGNDCMALEHEMLHLLDQRGAQYPAEHNVGHLYEAKPALKQFYRKLDPTNSFNPGIGKTSKKKNWAE
- a CDS encoding sugar porter family MFS transporter; this encodes MNQSKLLRWSITVALAGFLFGFDTVVISGADQALQELWKSPDWFHGLVVMSSALWGTVIGALFGSIPTDKFGRKKTLVVIGALYVVGALGSALVNDPYSFAFFRFIGGLGIGASTIAAPAYVTEIAPAEKRGRLVAMYQFNIVFGILIAYLSNYIFSGLNLGENTWRWMLGVQVVPALIYTVMVLSIPLSPRWLVMKGRIDEARKVLALVNPDADIEELVASTREDSGKKESLWLKKYRLPVLLAFLIAFFNQMSGINAFLYYAPRIFEIAGLEKSAALGGSVGVGLVNLIFTFVGLALIDKFGRRQLMYIGSFGYIISLGLVSLAFFLGWKGMAVPLFFFLFIAAHAIGQGTVIWVFISEIFPSHLRAQGQALGSSTHWVLAASIPAAIPFLFGSIGAGWVFVCFTAMMVLQLFFVMTMMPETKGVPLEELSKSLIKEDA